In Candidatus Contubernalis alkalaceticus, the following proteins share a genomic window:
- a CDS encoding SPASM domain-containing protein has protein sequence MFNEDTDKIRKARGIPGLLKELEQEAETWIRLTQKREHKTLKSLMTKSGLYYPIISLMHNSKKYYSCGAGLGLVGISASGDVYLCHRFVGREEYKLGSIFTKGLNREEYQKSPTSGSTACSTCFAKYYFAGGCKHDNAGSCGSITARLRISAG, from the coding sequence TTGTTTAATGAGGATACGGATAAAATTAGAAAAGCCCGAGGCATCCCTGGCCTTCTTAAGGAACTGGAACAAGAAGCGGAAACATGGATACGCCTTACCCAAAAAAGAGAACACAAGACCTTAAAGAGCCTCATGACTAAAAGTGGTTTATATTATCCTATTATTTCATTGATGCATAACAGCAAAAAATACTACAGCTGTGGAGCCGGATTAGGATTAGTTGGCATATCCGCCTCAGGGGATGTATATTTATGTCATCGTTTTGTAGGTAGAGAAGAATATAAATTAGGAAGCATCTTCACCAAAGGCCTGAACCGGGAAGAATACCAAAAAAGTCCGACCTCAGGCAGCACGGCATGCTCCACCTGTTTTGCCAAGTATTACTTTGCCGGTGGATGCAAACATGACAATGCCGGTTCCTGCGGTTCCATTACAGCCCGTCTGAGGATCTCCGCAGGCTAA
- the cmr6 gene encoding type III-B CRISPR module RAMP protein Cmr6, with translation MFYHPKDTRDIYENNHNKIDQLWYRVHYFQQNSLQKDSDKRLVKLNKKISLSSRAKLILEEILSVKQFIASKYSSCHEFKIYEGRLQNKMVHGMGSAHVRETSITLHPLYGIPYIPASSIKGIVRNWVIQAYFNGKEDFLIIEEDHLSEDQKQVKILFIDLFGTEESRGAICFYDAFVEQNVQLVPDVLTVHFKDYYKGEAPPGDDQSTLPLSFYVIENNSFEFVLSVTKGCLKTKHSGLLPSQLAEVAGVWLEKALTEQGVGSKTSSGYGLFSSFEDITSQRLEEYQQQANKINHNKEKNEREAQKKAQEEQLKAKKAEMSSSDYLAFKIKNLGDDNESQALSKDEIYKNVLSFVENCEVTPAKALKEYWQRVGSWEVKKTKKKQQIKVSKIESILNGED, from the coding sequence TTGTTCTACCATCCAAAAGATACGAGGGATATTTACGAGAATAATCATAATAAAATAGATCAGCTTTGGTATAGAGTCCATTATTTTCAACAAAACAGCTTACAAAAGGATAGCGATAAACGGTTGGTTAAGCTTAATAAAAAAATAAGCCTTTCTTCCAGAGCAAAGTTAATATTAGAGGAAATACTTAGTGTGAAGCAATTTATTGCTAGCAAATATTCCAGTTGTCATGAATTCAAGATTTATGAAGGAAGGCTGCAAAATAAAATGGTGCACGGCATGGGTTCTGCCCATGTTAGAGAAACATCCATAACCCTTCATCCTCTGTATGGTATACCATATATACCAGCGTCCAGCATTAAAGGAATTGTTAGAAACTGGGTTATTCAGGCATACTTTAATGGGAAAGAGGATTTTTTAATAATAGAAGAAGACCACCTATCAGAAGATCAAAAACAAGTAAAAATTCTATTTATTGACTTATTTGGAACGGAAGAAAGTAGGGGGGCAATTTGTTTTTACGATGCATTTGTAGAACAAAATGTTCAACTGGTTCCAGATGTATTGACCGTTCACTTCAAGGATTATTACAAAGGAGAAGCACCGCCTGGGGACGATCAATCAACATTGCCATTGAGTTTTTATGTAATTGAAAATAATTCTTTTGAGTTTGTGTTATCTGTAACAAAAGGATGTCTTAAAACAAAACACTCAGGCCTGTTACCATCACAGTTGGCAGAGGTAGCAGGTGTATGGTTAGAGAAAGCCTTGACTGAGCAAGGAGTTGGCTCAAAAACTTCATCTGGTTACGGATTATTTAGTAGCTTTGAAGACATCACTTCACAGAGGTTGGAAGAATATCAACAACAAGCAAATAAAATAAACCATAATAAAGAAAAGAATGAAAGGGAAGCTCAAAAAAAAGCACAAGAAGAACAACTTAAAGCTAAAAAAGCAGAAATGTCTTCTTCTGATTACTTAGCTTTTAAAATAAAAAACTTAGGGGATGACAATGAAAGTCAGGCACTAAGTAAAGATGAGATATATAAAAACGTTCTTTCATTTGTTGAAAATTGTGAGGTAACTCCGGCAAAAGCTTTAAAAGAATACTGGCAAAGGGTTGGCAGTTGGGAAGTTAAAAAAACAAAGAAAAAACAGCAAATTAAAGTAAGTAAAATTGAAAGTATTTTAAATGGAGAGGATTAA
- a CDS encoding Nif11-like leader peptide family natural product precursor has translation MAFPERMKTDQEFARKVIACKDKEERMAMVKAEGFDFSSEELSEFKDSVLSDEDLSRIVGGEDTACKIYIYNPVNGCTELRYPPGHSQFG, from the coding sequence ATGGCTTTCCCCGAAAGAATGAAGACGGACCAAGAATTCGCCAGAAAGGTAATTGCCTGTAAGGATAAGGAAGAACGGATGGCCATGGTAAAGGCAGAGGGTTTTGATTTTTCCTCTGAGGAGCTTAGTGAATTCAAAGATTCTGTGCTATCGGATGAAGATTTGAGTAGGATTGTTGGCGGTGAAGACACCGCCTGCAAGATATATATTTACAATCCTGTGAATGGTTGTACTGAACTAAGATACCCTCCCGGTCATTCACAGTTTGGTTAG
- a CDS encoding TIGR02710 family CRISPR-associated CARF protein yields the protein MKEKMNKILILTVGSSCEPLVTAINMHKPEYVYFLCSDDSNLPHKKTAGSYTTVDGEGFPCKEWSGKNKPSIVNQTKLQDNQYEIVLIQNKDNLSDCYYASIEAFKKARDNIPYAEILADYTGGTKSMSSGLVAAALDDGEISLYIVGGERLDLVKVRSGSQRIMKCSWMPLLWRRRIITLKALFSKYDYNGCIEFIRQVSSEVLVGSEEDRVIQVYLTVAHAFSAWDNFNHEGALEDILPYTKYFVQHKIFLEDIIRTKPALTDSCETNLSFSPVYDVLLNAQRRLSQENFDDAVARTYRALELLAQICLAFCKPPIYTGIVDPNDLPEKLREKYGFNQMNMVKNKKESGAVSLQLGLVRSYELLSELNHPTGILVMSKQSRMLDLLKIRNESILAHGFSPINSEKAQEFYKFVVSLVLETEKLLGIKKGFYTVFQFPLSIEQITQETE from the coding sequence ATGAAGGAGAAAATGAATAAGATTCTTATTCTGACTGTGGGGAGTTCCTGTGAACCCTTGGTCACAGCAATTAACATGCATAAGCCCGAATATGTGTATTTTCTCTGTTCAGATGATTCAAACCTGCCTCATAAAAAAACGGCGGGAAGTTATACTACGGTAGATGGAGAGGGATTTCCTTGTAAAGAGTGGAGTGGTAAGAATAAACCTTCTATTGTTAATCAGACGAAATTACAAGATAACCAGTATGAAATAGTGCTTATTCAAAATAAAGATAACCTATCGGATTGTTATTATGCTAGTATTGAGGCTTTTAAAAAAGCCAGAGATAATATTCCTTATGCAGAAATTTTAGCTGATTACACCGGGGGAACGAAATCTATGTCGTCAGGATTAGTTGCAGCAGCTTTAGATGATGGTGAAATTTCTTTATATATAGTAGGAGGAGAACGCCTGGATTTGGTTAAAGTTCGTTCTGGAAGTCAGCGTATCATGAAGTGCAGTTGGATGCCCCTCCTATGGCGAAGGCGCATTATTACATTAAAAGCACTTTTTTCAAAGTATGATTACAATGGTTGTATAGAATTTATTCGCCAAGTCAGTTCTGAAGTATTAGTAGGATCAGAAGAGGATCGAGTTATCCAGGTTTATCTTACCGTAGCTCATGCTTTTTCTGCTTGGGACAACTTTAACCATGAAGGGGCTTTAGAAGATATCTTACCTTATACTAAATATTTTGTTCAACATAAGATATTCTTGGAGGACATCATTCGAACTAAACCGGCCCTTACAGATAGTTGTGAAACTAATTTAAGTTTTTCTCCAGTTTATGATGTCCTATTAAATGCGCAGCGTCGGTTATCGCAAGAAAATTTTGATGACGCAGTTGCAAGAACTTACCGGGCGTTAGAGCTTTTAGCACAAATCTGTCTGGCATTTTGTAAGCCACCTATTTATACTGGGATTGTTGATCCAAATGATTTACCGGAAAAATTGCGTGAAAAATATGGCTTTAATCAAATGAATATGGTTAAGAATAAAAAAGAAAGTGGTGCTGTTTCATTACAGTTAGGTCTTGTCAGGTCCTACGAACTATTAAGTGAATTAAATCATCCTACAGGTATTTTAGTAATGAGTAAGCAGTCAAGAATGTTAGATTTGTTAAAAATCAGGAATGAATCTATTCTGGCACATGGCTTTTCTCCAATTAATTCCGAGAAGGCCCAGGAATTTTATAAATTTGTAGTTAGTCTTGTTTTAGAAACTGAAAAATTATTAGGCATAAAAAAAGGTTTTTATACAGTATTCCAGTTTCCTTTGAGTATAGAGCAAATTACACAGGAAACAGAGTAG
- a CDS encoding type III-B CRISPR module-associated protein Cmr5 encodes MIQVNGLGQVFAFCFAKKGVYGHIFEQIEGWIREHHHSIMNKYTNQGHKDFMSIMVNMESRDYRIIMAETIALLLWMSRFADGIVKED; translated from the coding sequence ATGATTCAAGTAAATGGATTGGGACAGGTTTTTGCTTTTTGTTTTGCTAAAAAGGGAGTATATGGCCATATATTTGAACAAATTGAAGGTTGGATCAGAGAACATCACCACTCAATCATGAACAAGTATACGAACCAGGGGCATAAAGATTTTATGAGTATTATGGTAAATATGGAAAGTAGAGATTATAGAATAATAATGGCAGAAACGATTGCCTTGCTTTTATGGATGAGCAGATTTGCTGATGGGATTGTGAAGGAAGACTAA
- a CDS encoding helix-turn-helix domain-containing protein: MRKKVEIDQEAVGQRMREEREKLGISRGELAELVGLSDYYIGQLERGERQMSLPVLVNISNCLHVSLDYLIFGKSYNEAGFINDSGKIYETNNKDNELNDLLNKCSFNELHLFKKLIKTILPYIN; this comes from the coding sequence ATGAGAAAAAAAGTGGAAATAGACCAGGAAGCTGTTGGTCAAAGGATGCGTGAAGAAAGAGAAAAGCTTGGAATTTCTCGAGGAGAACTTGCAGAGCTCGTTGGCCTTTCAGATTACTATATCGGTCAGCTTGAACGGGGGGAGCGGCAGATGAGCCTTCCGGTTCTAGTAAATATTTCTAATTGCCTGCATGTATCTTTAGATTACTTAATTTTTGGTAAGTCCTATAACGAAGCAGGCTTTATTAATGATTCTGGTAAAATTTATGAAACAAACAACAAAGATAACGAACTAAATGATTTGCTCAACAAATGTTCCTTTAACGAACTGCATTTATTTAAGAAATTGATTAAAACTATCCTTCCTTATATAAACTAA
- a CDS encoding CvfB family protein, which yields MIELGKMQKLKVIKMTEMGAYLNFEDAEGTDDILLLKNQIPQECEIGNEIEVFVYKDSEDKIIATVRKPNLTIGEVGLIRVVETTKFGAFLDWGLEKDLLLPLREQVGQVIKGDLCLVGLYINNGDKICATMYIYDMLGTESPYKKNDRAYGTVYSINKEMGVFVAVDNKYHGLILNKELYGSYQIGDNLEVRIKNVRDDGKLELSLRKQVQNEIESDAQMIIERLKLGGGNLLLNDNSSPDQIKAELNISKGAFKRAVGRLLKEGAIEITEEGIELRWK from the coding sequence ATGATAGAATTAGGTAAAATGCAAAAATTAAAAGTAATTAAAATGACTGAGATGGGGGCGTATCTCAATTTTGAAGATGCGGAAGGTACCGATGATATTTTACTGCTTAAAAATCAGATTCCACAGGAATGTGAGATAGGTAATGAAATAGAAGTATTTGTTTATAAAGATTCTGAGGACAAAATCATAGCTACGGTTAGAAAACCAAATCTTACAATTGGAGAAGTGGGTCTTATAAGGGTAGTAGAAACCACAAAGTTTGGTGCTTTTTTAGACTGGGGTCTAGAAAAAGACTTGTTATTACCTTTAAGGGAACAAGTGGGTCAGGTTATAAAAGGAGATTTATGTTTGGTGGGTTTGTATATTAATAATGGTGATAAAATATGTGCGACTATGTATATATATGATATGCTGGGCACCGAATCACCATATAAAAAGAATGATAGAGCCTACGGAACCGTTTACAGTATCAATAAAGAAATGGGAGTTTTTGTAGCGGTAGATAATAAGTATCATGGGTTAATTCTTAATAAAGAATTGTACGGCAGTTATCAAATAGGTGACAATTTAGAAGTAAGAATAAAAAATGTAAGAGATGATGGTAAGTTGGAATTAAGTTTGAGAAAACAGGTTCAAAATGAAATAGAGAGTGATGCGCAAATGATTATAGAGCGTTTGAAGTTAGGTGGTGGCAATTTACTGCTCAACGATAATAGCTCTCCTGATCAAATAAAGGCAGAGTTGAACATAAGTAAAGGTGCCTTTAAAAGGGCTGTGGGAAGACTTTTAAAAGAAGGTGCAATTGAAATTACAGAGGAAGGCATTGAACTAAGGTGGAAATAG
- a CDS encoding Spo0E family sporulation regulatory protein-aspartic acid phosphatase — MKIEDKIETARCILIGAANMNVKKEILLKISEKMDNYILEYYRHTENSKKESNE, encoded by the coding sequence TTGAAAATAGAAGATAAAATTGAAACAGCAAGGTGTATTCTTATTGGTGCAGCGAACATGAATGTGAAAAAAGAAATTCTTTTAAAGATAAGTGAAAAAATGGATAATTATATCCTTGAATACTATCGTCATACTGAAAACTCAAAAAAAGAATCAAATGAATAG
- a CDS encoding RNA polymerase sigma factor: MQEKEFLELLHKEEGKLLRIAWSILGQESDAWDVLQESVEKAWSHRQDLRGGARAFPGWIRKIVVNSALNQLNFKKRIVPMETENISHEDFGPFPSPEKVLEDRDVWLTLASLSESQRQVVILRYLGDLSLCEISEELEVPLSTVKSRLYRALTRLRENWERSGAAL; the protein is encoded by the coding sequence TTGCAGGAAAAAGAGTTCTTGGAACTTTTACATAAGGAAGAAGGTAAGCTTTTACGGATTGCCTGGTCAATTCTAGGCCAGGAGAGTGATGCCTGGGATGTCCTGCAGGAGTCGGTGGAAAAAGCCTGGAGCCATAGGCAGGATTTAAGAGGCGGGGCCAGAGCCTTTCCCGGCTGGATACGTAAAATTGTTGTGAACAGTGCCCTAAATCAGCTGAATTTTAAAAAACGTATAGTGCCTATGGAAACTGAGAATATTTCACATGAAGATTTCGGGCCTTTTCCTTCACCGGAAAAAGTGCTTGAAGACCGGGATGTTTGGCTGACTTTGGCATCATTAAGTGAAAGCCAGAGGCAGGTAGTCATTCTGCGTTATTTGGGTGATCTGTCTTTGTGTGAGATTTCAGAGGAACTGGAAGTCCCTTTAAGTACTGTAAAATCCCGATTATACCGGGCCCTGACCCGGCTGCGAGAAAATTGGGAAAGGAGTGGGGCTGCGTTATGA
- a CDS encoding RNA polymerase sigma factor, with protein MLDEDFIVLYQKYKEPIFSYVYYLSGKRTAAEEISQDVFLKVYLAIDKFQGRSSFKTWLYRILIFPLLIIGSFKVHAVSYVNKAESTIPTNFSIGLNEPEIMFEISTNSATGFSKHIFEVRSEEHRESMGNSVREMKLKEVGPGNKGIQGAEATLWLTYEVRGKRYSKILAYKKGEFIENVTSQKLAYYESPELEQLIKDITAEAGKLENYSHALVENSRSITSGENHKSLAHIEPEEFHLFKEFVSPEIELLPHRECRKL; from the coding sequence ATGTTGGATGAAGATTTCATAGTTCTATACCAAAAATATAAGGAACCGATTTTTTCCTATGTCTACTATCTCTCAGGCAAACGTACCGCTGCTGAAGAGATCTCGCAGGATGTATTTTTAAAAGTGTACTTAGCAATTGACAAATTCCAGGGCAGGTCAAGTTTTAAAACCTGGCTTTACCGGATTTTAATATTCCCTCTGTTGATAATTGGCTCTTTTAAAGTCCATGCAGTAAGCTATGTCAACAAAGCTGAAAGCACAATACCCACTAATTTTAGCATAGGCTTAAATGAACCAGAAATCATGTTTGAGATAAGCACTAACTCTGCCACCGGATTTAGCAAGCATATTTTTGAGGTTAGAAGTGAGGAACATCGGGAGTCTATGGGTAATTCAGTCAGGGAAATGAAACTAAAAGAGGTGGGTCCCGGAAATAAGGGAATCCAAGGGGCTGAAGCAACCCTCTGGTTAACTTATGAGGTTAGGGGAAAACGATATTCCAAAATACTGGCTTACAAAAAAGGAGAATTTATAGAAAATGTAACTTCACAAAAGCTGGCCTATTACGAATCTCCAGAGCTTGAGCAGCTAATAAAAGATATAACTGCCGAAGCAGGCAAACTGGAAAATTACAGCCATGCGTTAGTTGAGAACTCCCGGTCAATCACCTCAGGAGAAAACCATAAGTCGCTGGCACATATTGAACCTGAAGAATTTCATCTTTTTAAAGAATTCGTCAGCCCGGAAATTGAACTACTCCCACACCGAGAATGTCGGAAATTGTAG
- a CDS encoding DUF4179 domain-containing protein, producing MRNKEFDTDMDIRFKEVLNNWAAGGSLSQEYSNKLKKNVKKMSRMEEKKKKPLLIWISSTAAAAVLLFAVLVMNVPEVRIWAAENIPIINRYISEWTEIEKGWQWAEEHDMFQEVLVSTTDKGYTLNIHKVLADPIKTTVFYSLEGSSPKAVYFNEILFNGSKFNTGMGARGDIMDGVYVGSMEFDPLPENSGMLTLILDSVKDIKGNWQVSFSVTREPLSQLTRSVLIDKKFEVPTGLITVEELRLAPTQTELIITFHGEFHGPDLSSRFVTLSLDGKEVESRGGGGQGALQEDGTWKEQYQVHFQPLEGLSHDSVVTIGLSGLLYYEGKTFVPFKGDRFSQSPDGRRVEIIEFDTNNEKGKAVISVEVDEKNPDPFLMSYWQVIDDKGSIHLTEFPRITGQSETTARFVLPGEEPEEIQERSWEIHWELPEGRTAAALINMGYWAYDDIGTVILEIPPNILE from the coding sequence ATGAGAAACAAAGAGTTTGATACAGACATGGATATAAGGTTCAAAGAAGTTTTAAATAACTGGGCTGCCGGGGGCAGTTTATCCCAGGAGTATTCAAACAAGCTCAAAAAAAATGTAAAAAAGATGTCTCGTATGGAGGAAAAGAAAAAGAAACCTCTGCTGATTTGGATAAGCAGCACTGCTGCAGCCGCTGTATTGTTGTTCGCCGTTCTGGTTATGAATGTTCCCGAAGTGCGGATCTGGGCTGCTGAAAACATACCCATAATTAACAGATATATTTCGGAATGGACTGAAATAGAAAAGGGTTGGCAATGGGCTGAGGAACACGATATGTTCCAGGAAGTCCTGGTGAGCACAACGGATAAGGGTTATACTTTAAATATACATAAGGTGCTGGCGGACCCTATTAAAACTACTGTTTTTTATTCACTGGAGGGCAGCTCCCCAAAGGCTGTTTACTTTAACGAGATATTGTTCAATGGAAGCAAGTTTAATACGGGCATGGGGGCCCGGGGAGATATAATGGACGGTGTTTATGTAGGCAGCATGGAATTTGACCCTCTGCCGGAAAATAGTGGTATGCTGACATTAATATTAGACAGTGTCAAAGATATAAAGGGAAACTGGCAGGTATCGTTTTCCGTTACCAGGGAACCATTAAGCCAGCTTACCAGGAGCGTTTTAATCGATAAAAAGTTCGAAGTTCCCACAGGTTTGATTACTGTGGAAGAATTACGGCTGGCTCCTACCCAAACAGAGCTAATAATAACATTTCATGGAGAATTTCATGGACCTGACCTGTCATCAAGGTTTGTAACCCTTTCACTGGACGGAAAGGAGGTAGAGTCTAGAGGAGGTGGGGGACAGGGAGCACTGCAGGAGGATGGAACCTGGAAAGAACAGTATCAGGTGCACTTTCAACCCCTGGAAGGGCTGTCTCATGACTCTGTAGTGACCATCGGGCTTTCGGGTTTATTATATTATGAAGGGAAGACATTTGTACCTTTCAAAGGTGACAGGTTTTCACAATCTCCAGATGGGCGCAGGGTGGAAATAATAGAGTTCGATACAAATAATGAAAAAGGAAAGGCGGTCATCAGCGTTGAGGTAGATGAAAAAAACCCGGACCCATTTTTAATGAGTTACTGGCAGGTCATAGATGATAAAGGTAGTATACATTTGACGGAATTCCCAAGGATTACCGGCCAATCAGAAACCACAGCCAGGTTCGTGTTACCCGGAGAAGAACCAGAGGAAATACAGGAAAGAAGCTGGGAAATCCATTGGGAACTTCCTGAGGGCCGTACAGCTGCAGCCTTAATTAATATGGGATACTGGGCTTATGATGATATCGGCACAGTAATTCTGGAAATACCGCCGAATATACTAGAATAA
- a CDS encoding helix-turn-helix transcriptional regulator, with translation MKNKLKVYRAIHDLTQENLAFKLGVTRATINAIEKERYDPSLKLAFKMARFFDVKIEELFFDN, from the coding sequence ATGAAAAATAAACTGAAGGTTTATCGAGCAATTCATGATCTGACTCAGGAGAATTTAGCTTTCAAGTTAGGAGTCACCCGGGCTACCATCAACGCCATCGAAAAAGAGCGCTATGATCCCTCCTTAAAATTAGCTTTTAAGATGGCCCGGTTTTTCGATGTTAAAATTGAAGAGTTGTTTTTTGATAATTAG
- a CDS encoding IS3 family transposase: protein MEKTQGKSKHSIKTMCEVLGVSENGFYKWLKRQSRPYKYDALLAKILQIRADNPDYGAYRIYLHLQLFQDYKGSYYLILALCKKHHLMLKKKRHSKGITKADLAAQASENLIQQDFTAESPNEKWLSDITEIPTADGKLYVAAVMDCFDGSIVGLKMANHMRAELCVEAFTAGVKKHQAYGMIFHSDRGSQYTSTLFRQTLARYGAIQSMSNTGKCFDNARMESFFATLKKESIYKFKTETMKMETVKSIIFRFIEIYYNRKRIYTTNGGYPPLVKRSLYYQENLSQAG, encoded by the coding sequence CTGGAAAAAACCCAAGGAAAATCTAAGCACAGCATAAAGACCATGTGCGAGGTATTAGGGGTTAGTGAAAACGGATTTTATAAGTGGTTAAAAAGACAGTCCAGGCCCTACAAATATGATGCTCTTTTGGCAAAGATTCTTCAAATTCGTGCAGACAACCCGGACTATGGAGCGTATAGGATATATCTGCATTTACAACTTTTTCAGGACTATAAGGGCAGTTATTATCTAATCCTCGCGCTCTGTAAAAAACACCATCTAATGCTGAAGAAAAAACGTCACAGCAAGGGGATAACCAAGGCTGATCTTGCTGCACAAGCTAGTGAAAACCTGATCCAGCAAGACTTTACAGCTGAATCACCTAATGAAAAATGGCTGAGTGACATTACAGAAATTCCAACGGCTGACGGTAAGCTTTATGTAGCCGCCGTAATGGACTGTTTTGATGGAAGCATTGTCGGACTAAAAATGGCTAATCACATGCGCGCTGAGCTTTGCGTCGAAGCTTTTACAGCCGGTGTCAAAAAACATCAGGCATATGGTATGATTTTCCATTCAGACAGGGGGAGTCAATACACTAGCACACTTTTCCGTCAAACCCTTGCCCGATATGGAGCAATACAAAGCATGAGCAACACAGGTAAATGCTTTGACAACGCACGGATGGAGTCTTTTTTTGCCACACTGAAAAAAGAAAGCATCTACAAATTTAAAACTGAAACCATGAAAATGGAAACCGTCAAAAGCATCATATTTAGATTTATTGAAATCTACTACAACCGAAAAAGAATTTACACTACAAATGGAGGCTACCCACCCTTGGTCAAGCGTTCGCTCTATTATCAGGAAAACTTATCCCAGGCAGGGTAA
- a CDS encoding D-alanyl-D-alanine carboxypeptidase family protein encodes MRKTYHIITIFLLITSIVFILTNPDTTAAESNIYPELSSEAAVLMDAKTGQILFDKNMNKKLYPASITKIMTGIIALEKGNLADTITMSNEAVFSIGRNTSHIALDVGEELTLEQALYALSIESGNDAANGIAEYISGDIEAFARLMNKKALDFGANNTNFVNPHGLPDPDHYTTAYDMALIMMKAIKEPVFTEIFSKQRYEMPPTNLQPETRYFHSSNSLLNGKYKYDEIIASKTGWTSLANHTMVTAARQGNRELIVVVLNNEVSIGKYEDTMKLLDYGFEEFFDVTFDVQDLKTLIPTLHFDNAKSVNIKPDDVIVRLLHNSLTIDDLETSYKIIDNTDCEITVNYFLNLQQPSNFMYESLGEILLTFEIETIKENIENPPQDNPNYFLTGLILVFVLLILIFLIRRRKRPEHFFTSRF; translated from the coding sequence ATGAGAAAAACATATCATATAATCACTATTTTTCTTTTAATAACATCAATTGTTTTTATTTTAACAAATCCAGATACTACGGCAGCAGAATCAAACATATACCCGGAATTAAGTTCTGAAGCTGCTGTTTTAATGGATGCTAAAACAGGACAAATCCTTTTTGATAAAAATATGAATAAGAAGCTGTACCCTGCTTCCATAACAAAGATAATGACAGGTATAATCGCACTGGAAAAAGGAAATTTAGCCGATACCATTACAATGAGTAATGAAGCAGTTTTTTCCATAGGAAGAAATACATCTCATATAGCTCTTGATGTGGGAGAAGAGTTAACTTTGGAGCAAGCATTATATGCACTTTCTATTGAATCAGGAAATGATGCTGCAAATGGCATTGCTGAGTATATTTCCGGAGACATTGAAGCTTTTGCCCGGCTTATGAATAAGAAGGCATTAGATTTTGGCGCTAACAATACTAATTTTGTCAATCCACACGGATTACCGGACCCTGATCATTATACCACTGCATATGATATGGCTTTAATAATGATGAAGGCCATAAAGGAACCTGTATTCACTGAAATATTTAGTAAACAACGATATGAAATGCCGCCTACAAACTTACAGCCGGAAACAAGATATTTTCACAGCAGTAACTCTTTGCTGAATGGAAAATATAAATACGATGAAATCATAGCCAGTAAAACAGGTTGGACCAGTCTGGCCAATCATACCATGGTAACTGCAGCCAGACAGGGAAATAGAGAACTTATTGTAGTAGTATTAAATAACGAAGTATCAATTGGGAAGTATGAAGATACAATGAAACTATTGGACTACGGATTCGAAGAATTCTTTGATGTAACCTTTGATGTGCAGGACTTAAAAACACTGATACCCACCCTGCATTTTGATAATGCAAAAAGTGTAAATATCAAACCTGATGATGTTATAGTAAGACTTTTACATAATAGCTTAACTATTGATGATTTAGAGACAAGTTATAAAATTATTGACAATACTGACTGCGAAATTACAGTAAATTATTTTCTAAACTTACAACAACCCAGTAATTTCATGTACGAAAGCTTAGGTGAGATACTTCTAACATTTGAGATAGAAACAATTAAAGAAAATATAGAAAATCCTCCCCAAGATAACCCAAACTATTTTTTAACAGGATTAATTTTGGTTTTTGTGCTCTTAATCTTAATTTTTCTTATAAGAAGGAGAAAAAGACCTGAACATTTTTTTACAAGCAGGTTCTAA
- a CDS encoding transposase, producing the protein MRVYDKEFKEEAIKLSGEVGPTVAAEKLGIPVTTLYTWRSNANRYGNMAIVGSGHKRVDPKTAEIRALEKQLKELEATNDILKRALAFFAMSQKK; encoded by the coding sequence ATGCGAGTATATGATAAAGAATTTAAAGAAGAAGCCATTAAGCTGTCCGGTGAAGTAGGTCCGACAGTAGCTGCTGAAAAGCTGGGAATTCCAGTCACTACTCTTTACACATGGCGAAGCAATGCAAATCGTTATGGAAATATGGCTATTGTCGGCAGTGGTCATAAGCGTGTAGATCCAAAAACCGCTGAAATCAGAGCATTAGAAAAACAACTCAAGGAACTTGAAGCAACCAATGATATTTTGAAAAGAGCCCTGGCTTTTTTCGCAATGAGCCAAAAGAAGTAG